Proteins from a genomic interval of Trichoderma breve strain T069 chromosome 2, whole genome shotgun sequence:
- a CDS encoding glycerophosphoryl diester phosphodiesterase family domain-containing protein, with translation MHFTPSLVAVGLAAIGQVAAKPYPNPAQGLKPIKQIELGPRPYFLVDSMEDGPLKSMLDSCKEMKIKPSSFSIAHRGGGPLQFPEHSRESNLAGARMGAGVLECDVAFTKDLELVCRHSQCDLHTTTNIVNIPELNKKCTTPFQPAANGKPAAAKCCTSDITLAEFKSLCSKMDSFNASATTPADYLGGIPTWRTDLYNTCGTTLSLKEHIAMTKALGLQFTPELKTPEVPMPFKGHYTQQQYAQQFIDTFKEAGIPPSRVWPQSFLYDDLLYWLKHEPKFAKQAMYLDEIADFYGMDAAVTNLTQYHADGVKIVAPPLPYLVTSKNGKIVPSEYAKKAKKLGLKIITWSLERSGPIAAVHANGDYYYSSIQDVVTRDGDIYTLVDVLARQVGVFGMFSDWSATVTYYANCFGLGL, from the coding sequence ATGCACTTCACGCCCTctctcgtcgccgtcggcCTCGCTGCCATCGGCCAAGTCGCGGCCAAGCCTTATCCCAATCCCGCTCAGGGCCTCAAGCCCATCAAGCAAATTGAGCTGGGCCCGCGACCTTACTTCCTGGTCGACAGCATGGAGGACGGCCCCCTCAAGAGCATGCTGGACTCTTgcaaggagatgaagatcaagccttcttccttctccattGCTCACCGTGGTGGTGGTCCTCTGCAGTTCCCCGAGCACTCGCGAGAGTCCAACCTGGCGGGCGCTCGCATGGGCGCCGGCGTGCTCGAGTGCGACGTCGCTTTCACCAAGGATCTCGAGCTGGTGTGCCGCCACAGTCAATGTGATTTGCACACCACGACCAACATCGTCAACATCCCcgagctcaacaagaagTGCACCACGCCCTTCCAGCCCGCGGCCAACGGCAAGCCCGCGGCGGCCAAGTGCTGCACCAGCGACATCACCCTCGCCGAGTTCAAGTCTCTCTGCTCCAAGATGGACAGCTTCAACGCCAGCGCCACCACGCCCGCAGACTACCTGGGTGGGATCCCGACCTGGCGCACCGACCTCTACAACACCTGCGGCACCACGCTCTCCCTCAAGGAGCACATCGCCATGACAAAGGCCCTCGGCCTGCAGTTCACCCCCGAGCTCAAGACCCCCGAGGTGCCCATGCCCTTCAAGGGCCACTACACCCAGCAGCAGTACGCCCAGCAGTTCATCGACACCTTCAAGGAAGCGGGAATCCCCCCGTCCCGCGTCTGGCCCCAGAGCTTCCTCTACGACGACCTCCTCTACTGGCTCAAGCACGAGCCCAAGTTCGCCAAGCAGGCCATGTACCTTGACGAGATTGCCGATTTCTACGGCATGGACGCCGCCGTCACGAACCTCACCCAGTACCACGCCGACGGCGTCAAGATCGTCGCCCCTCCCCTGCCGTACCTCGTCACCAGCAAGAACGGCAAGATTGTCCCCAGCGAGTACGCCAAGAAGGCTAAGAAGCTGGGCCTCAAGATCATTACCTGGAGTCTGGAGCGCTCTGGGCCTATTGCTGCCGTGCACGCCAACGGCGACTACTACTATTCTTCCATCCAGGATGTCGTTACGAGGGACGGCGACATTTACACCCTTGTTGATGTGCTGGCTCGACAGGTTGGTGTTTTCGGCATGTTCTCCGACTGGAGTGCTACTGTGACTTACTACGCCAACTGCTTTGGTCTCGGACTGTAA